The sequence TTACACACCCAAACCTAATGACATTTCATGACACATGCTATTCTAATACTCTGGGTTATCCACTAACTTGTATTGCTGCAGTGATGTCTTGTTGATTTCATAAATATTTGCACAACCCCTTtccaatatttttcttaaaaaaatccaaatattcatatataccttttaaaacttaaatttcttCCACACATACCCCTATACTTTCAAAAATGAGCAATTTGCTCTACAAACCTAAACTATGAGCTCTTACCACATAAAAACATCCGTGTCTCTTTTGATGTCCCATTATCCTCGCATTTTTAGTGGTGGAGTGTGTAAAATTATCCGGGTAGGGAGTGTGTCGAAGGTAATGAGTGGAAGTGGCATACGATTTTGTCGGGTTTGATCCCTAGATCACAACAAGATAGAGAATTGATCTTGCAGTTAAAAGATTCACTCCCTGCAATTACTCTAACCCATAGAGAGGACTatctgccgcgaacgaaccggccccgccaTAGGTGTTTCTAAGGCGAGTGGTCATCCATGGTACAGATTAAATTtgtctaattttaattttgaaatcaggattataggttcatggcttccaacagactgaataatctactgttaattaccccacactttcagtgttaaggaaccctcgattaagagaccgactataaatgctgataataaaagagaccaaacaggcaaataaaattttattaatatgatttgccGTGTACATAGCTTAAGTAGGGGCATTCCCCTACTGTACATAgatttcataaaattaaataCGCAGTTTATTGACTTGATGGTCGATTAAAgttgagatgctcagtttagcgacatggcggtcgattttgaattgagttgctcagtttaatgatatGGCGGTCGGTTGAAGTTGAGGTGCTCAGTATAGcaacatggcggtcgattttaaattgagttgctcagtttagcgataTGGTGGTCGATTTtgaattgagttgctcagtttaatggcATGGCGGTTGGTTTGAGTTTTAGTGCTCAGTTTAGCAACATGGCGGTCAATTTGAGTTTttgtgctcagtttaatgacatggcggtcggttttaaattgagttgcttagtttagcgacatggcggtcgattttgaattgaaatgctcagtttagcgacatggcggtcggtttgagttttggtactcagtttaatgacatggcagTCGGATGTTTAGTTTAATGACTTAACAGTCATTTGTTcaatttaacgacttgacggtcatatTTGAAcatgatttgctcagtttaacgacttggcggtcgaTTGAAGTTAAGGTGCTCAGTTtggcgacatggcggtcgattttgaattgagttgctcagtttagtgaCGTGGCGGTCGAAAGGGTTTGATTTGATTGCTctgtttaacgacttgacggtcaaatATTCAGTTTAACAACTTGATGGTCacttgttcagtttaacgacttgacggtcatatctgaatttgatttgctcagtttaacgacttgacggtcgaGAGTTTGCAATTGGTTTGCTCATGAAActgattcatgaaattaattcatgctgGGAGCCTGTTTGTAAAGTCCattaaattaattgatgaaattaattcatgataggggGCCATTTGGAAAGCCCATAAAATGAGTTCATGAAAGTAGTTAATAATTGGGACCCATTTAGAAAGCCTATTGAATTAGGTTCATGAAGTTAATTCATGATGAATTGGGTTCATGAGATAAGAGTGCCCATTTGGAAaacccatgaaattaattcatgataagaGGGCCCATTTGGAAAACTCATGAATTAGgttcataaaattaattcatgataggggGGCCCATTTAGCAaacccatgaaattaattcatagaattaattcgTAATAGGGGGGCCCATTTGGAAAGCCCATaaatttggtttgggttggaggCATTTGGATGACATAAGTTTGGTAGATTtggttgggttttatttgtgggttttggattttgtatcttatttgtggactttgggttttgggattttatttgtggactttgaattttgatattttatttgtggactttggattattttgggattttatttgtggatttgggttttgggttgaGAAGTTTATTTATATGGATTTTCATTGGTTTTGGGCTCAAATCTGGATGTGGGCTGAGATGGATTTCAGACTTTGCATGTTTTGGGCCTTGGACCCGAATCTGCATGTGGACTGAGATAGGTTTTGGATTTTATATGTTCTGGGCCTTGGACCCGAATCTGCATGTGGGCTCTGCATGTGGGCTTGgtgctttattttattttttattttttattgcttgTAGAGTTTGTTCATTGGGCCCATGATGGATTGAaccattttcaaattaaataactcAAATCCAACTCTtcaaattttgttctttttttttttgttggctgCCAGGGAGagattttttgtatttgttattttttttttcttttcttttcttttcttttcttttctcttctttttttctttttttttttctttttttttttttcatttgttgtACTGCATTATTTGCTCTTTGAAAGACACTACTAAAAACTGCCATTTTCTTATGAATTTCTATACTGTATTTTAGATTNtcttttttttcttttcttttcttttttttttttttttttttttgttggctgcgagagagggagagggagtccccctctctctctgtacgaaactaagagagaaaaaggggggtgccctccttttttttcttttttttttgtttgtttgtttgttttttttttatttgtccaaatatatgaaatttcgtctctttttttttttaatatacgaAATTTATCACGTCGAGCAATACGATCGAATCGAACGAAGATGACGAATCAAAAGAGTTCTCttctattcttttattattgttttattattgtatattttctATCACGTTTTGTTTAAGTACGTGGGTTTGAttgtgtcgagcctatcacgaagatggccgcacgattTACGCAGTAAAATGAACGGTGCTCGATCATccattttgaccatgtcgagcctatcgcgaagatggccgcacggtttacgtaAAAATATCCGGTTCGATCAATCATTTTGATCATGTCGAGCTTAttgcgaagatggccgcacggtttacgtagTAAAATATCCGGTTCGATCAATCATTTTGACCATgccgagcctatcgcgaagatggccgcacggtttagagATTAGCGATGCATACGCAGGGCGGAAGTGACgatttaatgttaaatttgatcggttcgaaacctatcacgaagatggtcaggttgatcaaattgacaaaaaaaacgCACTTACGCTATGCGTATGCATGCATATCTCCTATTGTTGTAAAAGTCGTTGTGATTGTCGTTGTCGAAGTCGTAGTCGAATAGGAGAGCCAAAGtcctccccttttttttttttttgttgttgttgctgtagTACGGACAAGGGAGGTGGGGTGCACATGGCACCCCTTCTCTGCCAGCATGCCCACAAGGGCTCTCATGCATGTACCCGAGAGAGatagggagggagagagagaaaactatgttttttttttcacctttttcttttttttcttcttcttctttcttttcttctctttctttcttttctttcggaTCTCCCTTTTGTTTCTTCTGTTAAAAAAATCTCTCTATCCTTTTTTCGAAATTTGGAGCTTATTTTATATAGGATTCCAAGATGATTCCCATTTGggaataatttaaaaatcaactTATTGAGGAAACAAACCTCAATCAACTAATTATactccttttgttttattttgaatactttccttcctttttcttttgaatcttTCCTTTCCCTATTTCCTTCcttctatattttcaatttgaattttgaaccttttttttatctcaaacaagGACGAGGTCAGATAGAGATGGGAGCAGTCAGAAAAGTTCTCTGTCAAATTGACGTACCGTTTCCTACAACATAGTGGAGTATTAGACAGAAGTTTTGTTTAGCTGTAGAAGATCAGAACCCCCCTAAAAGTTAAGATCTTGGTGTGGCTTGTTTTGAGGCGGAAGGTACTTACTGTTGATAACCTTCGGAAAAGAGGGTGGAGTGGAGAGGAAGGGTGTATCCTCTACATAGAGGAGGCTGAGACGGTCGACCATCTTTTTGTAGGCTGCGAAACTACTAGATTCTTGATGGAATATTTGTTGCGGAATGAGAGGCAATTACTCAATTGTCACTCAGTCGACTGGCTTTGGGAAGAGAGCAGACTAAAAGGGGGAGCTTTAGGGAGGTGGGAACTAGTCACTGTAGCCACTTCATGGTGGGTTATTTGGCTAGAGCAGAATagaagaatttttaaaaatgagaaGCGCACTTTGGGACAGTTGCTTGTAGACATTCGCTCACTCAGGCATTGCACTGTGcgtagttgttgttgttgtttttttttgtgtgtgtctctgtgtgtgtgtgtgtgtgtgtgtcattTGTTGGTTTCGTGTGTGAGTTGCCTCCCCTTGTTGCTAAGTTCaatttcttaatgaatgaagtggtagcatgctacctttctctctctctcaaaaaaaagctttttataATTNttcgtgtgtgtgtgtgtgtgtgtgtgtgtgtgtgtgtgtcattCGTTGGTTTCGAGGCCTAGTTGCCTCCCCTTGTTGCTAAGTTCaatttcttaatgaatgaagtggtagcatgctacctttctctctctctcaaaaaaaagctttttataATTTCTTCAGTTCAGTATTATATAACCATCATTCTATTCATTAAATGGCTGATTCTTGAGCAAAGATTTTGCATGTTACAGAGATCTTAGCTGGAACCAGTTGGAGGGATCTATACCAACTAATAAGCTTTCCACTAATGTCACCACTATGTATGTAATTCCCACAAGCAtttgctttcattttctttctttgatctTCTGTAGagttaatttgtaattattgcATTTGATTtaagataattatattttttttggagcaAACTTGTTCTGGAACATAATGCCTTATACTCTGATAATTCGGCAGTGACTTATCACACAATTTTCTGAATGGAACTATACCTTCAAACTTCTCGGGTCTTCCTAATCTTCAGCTATTGTAAGTGTCTATTTTGCCTTTCATGTATAATGCACCCTGagttaattattttgataattaatctAGCATTCTTCCTGTTACAATGATGTAATATTGTCATAAACTTATATTGTCATAAACAAAAACTGTTCAGTGTTGTATTTGTTATTTGCTTAAATGTAGATATGTGAGAACAAAATGGCAATCTGAATTCTGAAGATTCGTGTGCATGAATGCATCTGAATGATTTACAAACAATAGAATGCTAGGAAGTacttaatccttttttttaaaaaaaaaatttgcaggtCGCTTGCAAACAATCTCCTGTATGGCTCTGTTCCATCCAATCTCTGGGACAACATAACTTTTGGTGGAAATAGAAGTCTAGTCTTGTACGACTTCTAACCAGTAAAGACCTTTTCCAGAAGTTAATACTTGTAAGTACCTAATAATATATGTGCTAATAATGCAGGGATTTTCAGAGTAATTCTCTCACAACAGTGCCAGATGCTTTTGATCCTCCTACAAACGTTACTGTATTGTATGTTTTCTTCAACACAGCTCTGTAATCATTTTAGAGATTTTCATACTTATTGTTTATACATATTAACTTGGTGTGGTGCAATTGTGGACTTTATAACAGGTAGACAATAAGAGATGAGGTTTGTGTTGATGCCTAACTCTTTACCTGACCAATATCTAACTATGATCTGTTcagatgttttgttttttgatgcatatattctctttttatttaaCCTGTGTATCAGCTGTCTCGAACAGGATGGTTTATCTAAGTTTATTATGTTAACGTTTTCTTCAGGCTTCATGGAAACCCTGCATGTGCCTATGCAGACCGAATCAATATAGCAAACTTTTGCCAGCCTCAATTGGTCAACAAAGCATCTGGAAATACGACAAGATTGACCTTTAACTGTAGTCCATGCCCGGCGGATGTCGATTATGAATACAACCCATCTTCTCCTATACCTTGTTTTTGTGCGGTGCCACTTGGAGTTGACTTGCGACTGAAAAGTCCCGGAATTTCAGACTTCCGTCCCTATATTTATGATTTTGAGATAAACTTAACTTCTTTGCTAAAGTTGTTTGTATATCAGTTGTACATTGATCGATATATATGGGAAAATGGTCCAAGGTTGAACATGCACTTGAGACTATTTCCAAGTAATTCTAGTTTATTCAATGTGACCGAGATTTTACGACTGAGACGTGTGCTTTCTGGGTGGGAAATCACATTGTCAGATGTTTTTGGACCATACGAGCTTCTCAACTTCACCCTGGGATCTTATGCAAATGGTATGTACTCCTGACAACTacataagattttttttgtttctttgaacATTGGGAGCCTGCCTACAGGCTTttaccttcaaaaaaaaaagagagaagcatTGAGAGCTGTCACATATCATTTTAGTCATGTAAGGTTGACCTGCAATATCTGCAAATAAATTTGAGTACTTTGAGAGAATGGTTTATTTTTCTCATGCCAAAAACTGCTTGATGTACTGAAAGTAATCACTCAATCAAGCATCACATTACTTCCCCAGTATGCCTCCATGTCAATTTGGCGTGCCGACACTTGAAGCTGTCAGCACAATTCAGCACCAATTTCTAGAGAGTGCTAATACAGTTATTATCACTGGCATGGATGGCAGGTACCAATAGTGTTAAGTTTTTTGTAGCCATTTCATCTTTAGGTTGTGGTCTAGACAACTCTTCACATTTGGGAGAAGGCTTTGACTTAGATGATGTAATATTCATTCTTCTGTTTATGATCCAACATGTAGACAAACAAAATTCATTATTGTGTGGCATTCCAACTTCATTAATATTCTCTCTTTGCCTGTTTCCAAGTGCCACAAATAAGTTTTTGAACCATTACTAAATTGTTTCCGTAATACCACAATATTTGACATACTAATTATTGCAGAGATTCATGATCGTTCATCAGGGATAAGCAAGGGTGGAATTGTGGGAATTCTGATGGGAGTCTTTGCTGGTGTAACTGCTCTGTCTGTAATTTTTACAGTTTTTATAATGAGAAGGCGCTCTAGGAAAGGCCTCTCTTCCGAAAGGCACTCATGTaagcttttcttttccttgaaAACTCACGTAGCAACTCATGACCTAATTCTATAATTATcaaaatgcaacaaaaaaacCCAATAGTTTCATTACTCACCTAGTAGCTACTACACAAGTCaacaattgatttttttttttttatttttttatttgagagagagagatagcacgctacccgcttcgtttatttcatttagaaataaacttagctagaattgtgaatcaactaggattcgaacttgggtctcggataccaaccaccaagccctttgctacttgctctagggacggtcggtacaaGTCAACAATtgttattaattactaattgtTAATTTATCTAGATTGGCAAGCGAAGCCTTTGCTAGTAAAACGGACTGAGCTTGCATTTTTTGCTAGATAATTTGTTATTTTCAGTGAGAGTCCACCTTACACCCTTAGATCTTGCATACAGTTTTTGGCTGTTCTAAACAAATATTATTGAAGATTAGGATAACACTGTTGTGCGTGCTACTACCATACATAAAGGAATCATACATGGACAAATCCCAGATGTGATATGGATacaaatgctatatatatatatgtatacagagagagagagagagagagagagagagagagagcaagatatgtatgtatgtatgtatatgaaaaACTCAAACTTTGCGCATTTCACTTTATTCATATATTACAAGTACCTTCTGTCTGTACATCTTCTGCAGTGTCAAAATTCTCAATCAAAATTGATGGTGTAAAATGCTTCACATTTGAAGAAATGGCTCTGGCCACTGACAATTTCAACAGCTCAACTCAAGTTGGGCAAGGAGGCTATGGGAATGTATATAAAGGAATCTTAGCTGATGGAACAGTTGTAGCTGTTAAACGTGCACATGAAGAATCTCTACAAGGCTCAAAAGAGTTCTGCACGGAAATAGAGCTGCTGTCAAGATTGCATCATCGAAACTTGGTCTCCTTAATTGGATATTGCGATGAACAAGATGAACAGGTTATCCTAATCCCCTGATAGTAGCATCTTAGAATCCTTAATGCCAAGGGAAAATTTGCTTTCAGTATTATTCTCAGGCTGGAAACTTTTCGTCAATTTGGTTTTTTTGACTACTAAAATGGTTTTGTTGCTCATTTGACTTCAGATGTTGGTCTATGAGTTCATGCCAAACGGTACTTTGCGCGATCATCTTTCTGGTAATCATATCTTGCAATTATACATATTTTTCTTGAGTGTACGAGTTATGCTTGAGATT is a genomic window of Ananas comosus cultivar F153 linkage group 13, ASM154086v1, whole genome shotgun sequence containing:
- the LOC109719753 gene encoding probable LRR receptor-like serine/threonine-protein kinase At1g06840 isoform X6, producing MWNKINGSIPKEMGNITTLKLLLVSGNQLSGSIPEEIGYLPNLDRLQIDQNQISGPIPKSFANLSSIKHFHMNNNSLSGQISPELSRLPLLLHFLMDNNNLTGYLPPELSEMPKLKILQLDNNNFSGSIPDSYGNMRPLLKLSLRNCSVKGTIPDLSGIPQLGYLDLSWNQLEGSIPTNKLSTNVTTIDLSHNFLNGTIPSNFSGLPNLQLLSLANNLLYGSVPSNLWDNITFGGNRSLVLDFQSNSLTTVPDAFDPPTNVTVLLHGNPACAYADRINIANFCQPQLVNKASGNTTRLTFNCSPCPADVDYEYNPSSPIPCFCAVPLGVDLRLKSPGISDFRPYIYDFEINLTSLLKLFVYQLYIDRYIWENGPRLNMHLRLFPSNSSLFNVTEILRLRRVLSGWEITLSDVFGPYELLNFTLGSYANEIHDRSSGISKGGIVGILMGVFAGVTALSVIFTVFIMRRRSRKGLSSERHSLSKFSIKIDGVKCFTFEEMALATDNFNSSTQVGQGGYGNVYKGILADGTVVAVKRAHEESLQGSKEFCTEIELLSRLHHRNLVSLIGYCDEQDEQMLVYEFMPNGTLRDHLSAKSVVPLNFSTRLHIALGAAKGILYLHTEADPPIFHRDIKASNILLDSKFIAKVADFGLSKLAPEQNIEGIFSGYVSTVVKGTPGYLDPEYFLTHKLTDRSDVYSLGVVFLELLTGMKPIAHGKNIVREASLACHSGKMFSIIDSRMGPYPPECIEQFVLLALRCCQDETDARPSMSEVVRELEIIWKMMPEAYITTPTEESIATSSDKVSKSVSKSSALRNPNSSSNVSTSDDVYSGMHTVSVTPR